The genomic segment ATCATTATAATTCCTGATTTAGGAACTCCGAATTATTATCTTAAAATCCCCAAAAATGCTAAAGTAATAATGATTTCACATCATAATGCAATGAGATTTACAGGAAATCCCTTAATTGACAAACATTCTGAACTTGATGCGAAGCTTGTAAATATTATGGAAAATCAAGGAATGAAAATAGTTGATAAGGTAATTTGCCCTTCAAATTATATGAAAAACGTCTTTAATGAAACTCATAGCTTTGAAGGTGCTGTCGAAGTTATACCAAACATCATCAACGAAAAGCTTATAGATTCATTCCCTGCGGTGAATATAAAAAAAGAACTGGGATTGAATGAATATTCTCCTCTTATATACATGCCGGCTGCAAATACTCCTGTAAAAGGTCCTCGCTATATGTATGAGATAATAAGAAGACTTTCAGGGTTTTACAAAGAGCCCATCGGATTTTATCTTTCCGCAGGTATGACAGAAGAACTTGAATATGAGCTTAAATACAAACCTGAAAACGCTAAAATATATGCACCCGGTTATTTAGATTATGAAAAAAATATTGGAATAATTAAAAGCTGTGATTTTGGAATAACTCCGACTTTGCTTGAAAGTTTTGGAATGGCTATACTTGAGGCAAATTTTTGCGGCGTTCCTTTCGTAAGTTTTGACTGCGGAGGGAATTCGGATATTATAAACAATCAAGAGGACGGTTTTCTTGTTAACTATCTCGAGATGGAAAGCCTTATTGAAAAGAGTATTTTATTACTTTCAAACGATGATTTAAGACTAAACATGGGAAAAAAAGCATTAGAAAACGCTTGTGAGGATTATAATTCAGAAAAAATATTAAAAAAGCTTAAGGAATTTATATATGCTTTTTAATTCAGTTGATTTTTTATTTATATTTTTACCAATAACATTTTTTGTTTACTTTTTTCTCAACAAAATTAAACTTGTACAACTTTCAAAAGCATGGTTAGTTCTAGCTTCATTGCTTTTCTATTCTTATTGGAGCATAAAATACTTACCATTAATACTTTGTTCAATGCTTTTTAACTATTCAATAGGAACCACTCTGAATAATCCCGAAAACTTAAAGCTGAAAATAAACAAGAAATTGGTTCTGGCTTTTGGAGTTACCAGTAATTTATTGCTTTTAGGTTATTACAAATATTTTGATTTTTTTATTTCTAACACAAATCTTGTTTTGAAAAGTAATTTTAACTTGCTACATATAATTTTACCCCTTGGAATAAGCTTTTTCACTTTTACGCAAATTGCATATCTTGTTGATGCTTATAAGCAGGAAGTTAAAGAAGCAGATTTTTTAAATTATACTTTGTTTGTGACATATTTTCCTCACTTAATCGCAGGTCCTATTCTGCATCATAGTGAAATGATGCCTCAATTTTCAAAATTGAAAAATAAAATTATTAACCACAGAAATATATCTATAGGGCTGACTTTAATAATTATTGGACTTTTTAAAAAAGTTGTTATAGCGGATAATCTTTCTCCTATAGTTCATTCAGGATTTGATGTTGCAAAACATTTAAGCTTTTTAGAAGCTTGGTTGGTAAGCCTATCTTATACATTTCAACTTTATTTCGACTTTTCCGGTTACACAGATATGGCACTCGGTATTTCAAAATTATTTAATATTCATTTGCCTGAGAATTTTAATTCTCCATACAAAGCTAAGAATATTCAGGATTTCTGGCGTAGATGGCATATGACTCTTTCAAGGTTTTTAAGAGACTATATTTATATTCCTCTTGGAGGAAACAGATTTGGAGAATTTAAAACTTATCAAAACCTTTTCACCACTTTTATTCTTGGGGGAATCTGGCATGGAGCAGCATGGACATTTGTTTTATGGGGTGCATTGCATGGATTTGCTCTTATTGTCCATAGATACTGGAAAACTTTAGGCTTTAAAATAAATAACTTTATTGCAGTGATACTTACTTTTTTGTTTATAAATTTCACATGGATTTTCTTTAGGGCATTAAATTTTAATGATGCCTTAAAAATTATAAACGGAATGATTGGATTTTCAGGATTTATAATTCCAAAGACAAACAAATTAATATTGAGATTTCCTGATGGTATTTGTATAAATTGGCTTTTGCTTCTTACGGTCTTTATTATTGTTTTTGCTTTAAAAAATTCTAATGAATTTGCGAATAAATTTAAACCGTCAAATTTATATATAATTATTTTTGCAATAATCGGTTTTTTATCGATAATAAATTTAACCCGTGTATCGGAATTTCTTTATTTTCAATTTTAAAGGTAAATATGCAGCAAAAGAAGTTTTATATATATACTTTAACTTTAATAACAATATTTTCGACAATTATAATTGCCTTCAACGTTGTTGTGGACCCGTATGGTGTTTTAAATTTGTGTAATATATATAAATTTAACAAAGAAAAACCTGAATTAAAAACAAATGAAAGAATATCCAAGTTGTTTACTGCAAAAATAAAAAAATATGACACTCTTTTTATTGGATCATCCAGAACAGATTTTGCGTTAGATCCTAAACATTATTATAATTTAACAAAGAAAAAAGCATTAAATTTGGGCATAGGGGGTTCTGACATTTCAGAATCAAAAATAATATTACAAAAATTGATAAAAACACATCCAAATCTTAAAACAATAATTTTAGAAGTTGATTATTTCGGATTTAATAGCACACATAAAATCAATAGTAATGAAAAAATCGATTCTTATATTTCATTGAATGATTTTTTTAAATTATTTTTATCTTACGATTCTATAAAAAAAAGTATTTCCACTATAAATTATAATTTTAAAACTCCTAACAAGTTTATATATGATTATAACGGATTAAGAATTAAAACTCCTGAACATAATTCATATAATTTAGCTCTTGCAGAAATCAACGGAGTTTTAACAAAAAATAAAAATTATTCACTAGATATAAGCCGACTGCAAAATTTACAAGAAATAAAAAGATTATGCAAACAAAACAATATTAAATTAATTGTTTTTGTTAGTCCTTTAAATTTTGCTGAAATTCACGGAATTAATTTAACCGGCAATTTTAATAAATATTTAAATTGGCGAAAAGAAATTAGTAAAATAACATCATTTTATGATTTTTCTATGGGAAATTATATTACATACGAACCTTTAAAACCTCATATGAGATATTATTTTGATTCTCATCATTACACTATAGAAGTTGGACAAAAAATTCTAGATAAAATTTTAAATAAAAGTAATATTGAATCAAATGATAACTTTGGAGTCATTATTACAATGAATAATATTGATAAATATAATAAAGAATTTTATTTGGAATATAAAAATTGGGCTTTAAATAATAAAATAATTGTAAAAAAGATAAATCTGTTAAAGAACGGCGGTTGAATTTTTCTGATAAAATAACTTGGATAGGTATAGATAGAATGTTTAATAAATTACTAAAAGAATATAAACGGTTTATCAAAAAGCAATATTGCCAATTATTTGGTAATTATGATTTTTTGCCATTTTTATGTGATTGGTTTGATGATTGGAAAAAATATCACATAAAAAATCAATATACCATTCAAGAAAAACTTGATAAATTAAAGAAAAATATGGATCAACAAAGTAAAGATACTGTTGATTTAATTTATAATAGATATGTTTTTATCAATCCTTGGTTTGCCGAGAGAGATAATTTTCTTATAAATCTTGATAAGCTCTTTACTGAAAAAGAATTAGTTCAGCAGAAAGAAAAGTTTTTTGTAGATAAAAACAAATTTAAACTTCCTAAAGGATTTGCACATGCTTTACCAATTTATAAATACGATGCAGGTTTATCTTTTTTAGATAGCAAGATTTTAAAACAGATAGAAGGAAAAGATATTATAGATGGTGGTGCTTTTATTGGTGATACAGCCATTGTTTTTAATAAATATAGTCCTTCTAAAATATATTGTTTTGAGCCAAATGAAGAAAATTTTATAAATTTACAAATTACTTCAAAATTAAATAAATTAGAGGATAAAATTGTACCAGTTCAAAAAGGACTTGGCGAAAATGTTAATGAACTTAAATTATTCGGAGAGGGTGCCGGAGCCAGTTTAATTAATAATAATGATAATTACACAACTATTTCTGTTACAGATATAGACAATTTTGTATTTATCAATGATATTAAACCTGCTTTAATAAAACTTGATGTTGAGGGTTTTGAGCTTGAAACAATTAAAGGGGCATTAAAAACTATAAAAACTTTTAAACCTATCTTATTAATTTCTCTATATCATCAGCCCAAAGATTTTTTTGATATCAAACCTTTAATAGAGAGTTTAGAACTTAAATATAATTTTATGGTCAGGAAAATAGACCCAAACCACACAACCGTAGAAACAATTCTAATAGGTTATACAGAAGAAGAAGAAGAAGATGATGACGATGATGAATAAAAACAAAAAAAAACATTTAATAGTTCTGGGGACAACAGGAAATATGGCATTTGCCACTGCAAATGTGCTTATTGGGATTAAAAAACATTCTCCTTATTTAAATGCTGATGTTGTTATTTATGAACAAAATGTATCAGAAAATGATAAAATACTTTTAAATTCAATAATGCCTTGTTCTTTTATTAATTATGAATTTCCAGTAAGACAAACTGAAAGATTCGATCAAGACAGGTTAAATAGATTCACAGAATTAACTTTTTCCAGATATGAATGTTTTAGAATGCTGGATGAATACAAAAAAATAATGTGGCTTGATATTGATATTCTGATACAAGGTGATATCACCCCTATGTTTGATTATAGCGATTCAACTGGTATTTCTTTTGTACCTGAACCATATCCAGTTTGGAGTCTTTTTACTCAGAGTGTACATGGGAATTATGACTGGAATAAAAAATTTTACAATGCAGGAATTTTTGTTATAGATGATAACCTTAAAGATAGGGATAAATTATGTGATTGGTGTTATAAAAAAACCTTTGAATATGCCCCTTTTCTTCATTTGCCTGACCAAGCAATTTTAAATATTATGTTTCAAGAATTCGAAATTGAAATAGAGCCTATGGCAAGAAAGTATAACTGTTATCCAACGGATAAATCTGCAAAAGAAGCTGTTTTACTTCATTCTTACTCTTCTGAAAAGTTCTGGAACTTTTGGGATTTTAAAGAATGGAATCAAAACTATAAAAAATGGTTAAAAATGGGTGGTTCTGCCTATACAGGGAAAAAAGCCAATTTCATCTCAAGGGAAGTAAAGAAAATTTTTCCACATGCCCCAGATATTATTAGAAAACCAAGAGCATTTGCTTTATATATTGTTGAAGAATACAAACGAATACAAAATTCTAAAAAACAGATAAAAGGATAATTAATGACGAGCAAAAAGGAAAAGTTAATAGTACTTGGGGCAACCGGAAATCTGACTTTTGCTGTTGCAAATGTGCTTATAGGGATCAAAAAACATTTACCAAATTTAGATGCGGATTTTATTATATTTCATAATGATATTTCTGAAAAAGATCAGAACTTACTTAATTCTATTATTCCCAGCAAATTTATAGATTATGAAATGCCAATAAATACTAACGGTGTTGAACAATCATCATTTCCAAGATATTCAAAACTCGCATTTTCTCGTTATGAATGTTTTAGGATGTTGGACGAGTATAAAAAAGTTTTATGGATAGACGTTGATATTCTTATTCAAAAAGACATAAGCGGCATTTTTGACTATGCAAAAACAGGAATCAGCTTGTTACAAGAAGAAGCACCTCTTCAGGAATGTTTTTCTGTATCTTTAGAAAATTATGATATGCAAGGGTCTCATTATAATTCAGGAGTACTTCTGCTTGATGAAAATATTGTTGAACCAACTAAAATGGCTGATTGGCTTTATTCAAAGACTTATGAATTTGCAGATTACTTAAAATACGCAGATCAAGGCGTTATTAATCTTCTTATCCAAGAATTCAAATTGGAAGTTGACAAACTTCCTGAAAAATTCAACTGTCATCCTCGCAAAAAAGAAGTTACAAGAGCGCCTATAGTACATACATATTCCCCACAAAAATTCTGGAGCTGGTATGAAAAGATGTATAACTTTAAAGAGTGGGATGAAAACTACAGAAAATGGCTTAAAATGGGTGGAACACCTTATAAAGGTATAAAATATGATTTTTGGGAAAAAATTGTTAAAAATTATCACTTTGATTGCCCGCATCCCCTAAGACAACCAGGAAAGTTTGTGAAATTTATTTTGAAGAAGAAAAAAGGATAAAATAATGCTTTTTAATACAGATATGGCTCTTGGTTTATGAAGCTTCTCACTATAGGGTAAAAGTCGGGAATATGATTATTGATAAAATTTATAATTCAAAAGACAAAATTCCTGACTGCAATACCTTTGTGGAACTTATGTCACCGCATTAAATATTAATGAACACTTAAACTGCTTTATAAATGATTTTAAAAAACATTAGTTTCTTCTATAATTGTAAAATACAAAGTGAGAGTAAAAAATGTTTAACACCCCGATATTATTTTTAATATTTAACCGTCCTGATACAACCGAAAGAATTTTTGAAGAGATAAAAAAACAAAAACCAAAATATCTTTATGTTGCAGCTGATGGACCGCGTGCTGATAAAGAAGGCGAAACTGAAAATTGCAAACAAACCAGAGAAATTATTAGCCGAATTGATTGGGATTGCGAATTAAAAACACTTTTCAGAGATGAAAATCTTGGATGTAAAATTGCAGTTAGTTCTGCTCTAAATTGGTTTTTTGAAAACGTTGAAGAAGGTATTATTCTTGAAGATGACTGCCTTCCCTCAAAAAGCTTTTTTAATTACTGTGAAATTTTGCTTGAAAAATACAGGAATGATACAAGAATAATGTGTATAAGTGGTGAAAATCCGCTTGATGAGGCACTTTGTTCCAAAAGTTATTATTTCTCCCCTATTCCTCATATTTGGGGATGGGCAAGCTGGCGTCGGGCTTGGAATTTATACGATGTAGATTTTAAAGGGTTTGATACTTTTATTAAATTTGATATCATCAACAATGTATTTGAGCAAAAAGAAGCTCATGAATACTGGAATAAGATATTCAACAGGGTAAAGAACAATGAAATAAACACTTGGGACTACCAATGGACTTATGCTTTATTTGTAAATAACGGTTTAAGTATTATCCCGACAAAAAATATGGTTTCAAACATAGGATTTGGTCATGAACAAGCTTGTCATACAAGTGAAAATTCACCTTGCGCAAATAGGGAAGTATTTGAACTTGGTGAAATCAATCATCCTCAATTTATTTGTGCGAGCAAAAAAGCTGTTAATGAAATATTGAAAGTACGCTATGATATTCAGGAAAAAACACCTTTATTTATTTTAAATCGTGAAATTTCAAGAGCATTAAGAAAACTGGTGAAAAATGCTTAAAAACCCTATTGAATATACAGAAACAAGTTTTTATCAAAAGCACTTTTCTCAAAGAAAAGTCGCACAAAAAATTTATGAAAATTTTGTTTTACTGCATTTAAAAAAATATACTAAAAATTACTCTATTAATAATTATTTAAAAAATATACTTCACCTAAATACAGCCGTAGGAAGGGGTGGAGCCGCAAAAATAGCTTATAATTATCTTAACAGAAATTTTAACAAGTTAGGGTATAATTCAAAACTTTTGGCGGGAATGATTTATTGCAATCAAGAATCTGATATTGAATTAATTAAGTGCAAAAATTTAAATATTCATAAGCTTTTGCATAAATATCAACGAAATTCAGGGTTATTAGATTTCTATAACCTTGCAAGTTTTGATATTCCCGAGATGGAAGTATTTAAAAATGCGGATATTATTCATTTACACAATTTGCATGGCTCTTATTTTTCACCATTTATGCTTCCTCAACTGACCTCTTTAAAACCTACAATATGGACTTTGCACGATGAACAATCTTATACAGGGCACTGCGCTTATGCTTTTGACTGCAAAAAATGGCTAACAGGTTGCGGTAATTGTCCGGACTTAAATTTTTATCCCAAAATAAAAAATGACACTACTGAATTTCTTTTAAAAACAAAGAAGAAAATCTATGATATGTCTTATTTTAGTGTAGTTTGTCCTTCTAATTGGCTTGCCAACAGAGCAAAACAAAGTATTTTACAAAATAAAGATATCAGAGTGATTTATAATGGTGTAAATGAAAAAATCTTTATTAATGCAGACAAAATGGAATCACGAAAAGCTTTAAAACTCCCTTTAGATAAAAAAATTCTTATGTTCAGTGCAAGCGGAAGCATTAATAACCCACAAAAAGGTGGAAAATATTTTTTTGAGGCTTATAATCGCCTAAAAAACGATCATAATATTTTATTTCTTAATATAGGCGGAGGGGATTCTTCTAGAATTAAAAAAAACTGGATAGATATTCCGTACATAAACGATGAAAACACTATGGCACTTTATTATTCAGCATCTGATTTATTTATTTATCCCTCTATGGCTGAAACTTTTGGACTGGTTATCGCAGAAGCAATGTCTTGTGGTACTCCCGTAGTGGCTTTTAATAATACTGCTATCCCTGAAATAGTTGACCATTTGCAAACCGGATATCTTGCAGAAAATAAAAATATTGATGATTTTATACATGGTATTAATTTATTTTT from the bacterium genome contains:
- a CDS encoding glycosyltransferase family 4 protein codes for the protein MKKIAVISNTFPPFSGGGVATAQYNIFLKLKEAGFEVKGFTFYDHGKVKLKENDIIRCGAPKTIFRTINSFTKLYFSKKQKKSCADSTEYAWQFNFSINSAIGCWKINRELNKFKPDIIIIPDLGTPNYYLKIPKNAKVIMISHHNAMRFTGNPLIDKHSELDAKLVNIMENQGMKIVDKVICPSNYMKNVFNETHSFEGAVEVIPNIINEKLIDSFPAVNIKKELGLNEYSPLIYMPAANTPVKGPRYMYEIIRRLSGFYKEPIGFYLSAGMTEELEYELKYKPENAKIYAPGYLDYEKNIGIIKSCDFGITPTLLESFGMAILEANFCGVPFVSFDCGGNSDIINNQEDGFLVNYLEMESLIEKSILLLSNDDLRLNMGKKALENACEDYNSEKILKKLKEFIYAF
- a CDS encoding MBOAT family O-acyltransferase codes for the protein MLFNSVDFLFIFLPITFFVYFFLNKIKLVQLSKAWLVLASLLFYSYWSIKYLPLILCSMLFNYSIGTTLNNPENLKLKINKKLVLAFGVTSNLLLLGYYKYFDFFISNTNLVLKSNFNLLHIILPLGISFFTFTQIAYLVDAYKQEVKEADFLNYTLFVTYFPHLIAGPILHHSEMMPQFSKLKNKIINHRNISIGLTLIIIGLFKKVVIADNLSPIVHSGFDVAKHLSFLEAWLVSLSYTFQLYFDFSGYTDMALGISKLFNIHLPENFNSPYKAKNIQDFWRRWHMTLSRFLRDYIYIPLGGNRFGEFKTYQNLFTTFILGGIWHGAAWTFVLWGALHGFALIVHRYWKTLGFKINNFIAVILTFLFINFTWIFFRALNFNDALKIINGMIGFSGFIIPKTNKLILRFPDGICINWLLLLTVFIIVFALKNSNEFANKFKPSNLYIIIFAIIGFLSIINLTRVSEFLYFQF
- a CDS encoding FkbM family methyltransferase, producing MFNKLLKEYKRFIKKQYCQLFGNYDFLPFLCDWFDDWKKYHIKNQYTIQEKLDKLKKNMDQQSKDTVDLIYNRYVFINPWFAERDNFLINLDKLFTEKELVQQKEKFFVDKNKFKLPKGFAHALPIYKYDAGLSFLDSKILKQIEGKDIIDGGAFIGDTAIVFNKYSPSKIYCFEPNEENFINLQITSKLNKLEDKIVPVQKGLGENVNELKLFGEGAGASLINNNDNYTTISVTDIDNFVFINDIKPALIKLDVEGFELETIKGALKTIKTFKPILLISLYHQPKDFFDIKPLIESLELKYNFMVRKIDPNHTTVETILIGYTEEEEEDDDDDE
- a CDS encoding glycosyltransferase codes for the protein MMTMMNKNKKKHLIVLGTTGNMAFATANVLIGIKKHSPYLNADVVIYEQNVSENDKILLNSIMPCSFINYEFPVRQTERFDQDRLNRFTELTFSRYECFRMLDEYKKIMWLDIDILIQGDITPMFDYSDSTGISFVPEPYPVWSLFTQSVHGNYDWNKKFYNAGIFVIDDNLKDRDKLCDWCYKKTFEYAPFLHLPDQAILNIMFQEFEIEIEPMARKYNCYPTDKSAKEAVLLHSYSSEKFWNFWDFKEWNQNYKKWLKMGGSAYTGKKANFISREVKKIFPHAPDIIRKPRAFALYIVEEYKRIQNSKKQIKG
- a CDS encoding glycosyltransferase — translated: MTSKKEKLIVLGATGNLTFAVANVLIGIKKHLPNLDADFIIFHNDISEKDQNLLNSIIPSKFIDYEMPINTNGVEQSSFPRYSKLAFSRYECFRMLDEYKKVLWIDVDILIQKDISGIFDYAKTGISLLQEEAPLQECFSVSLENYDMQGSHYNSGVLLLDENIVEPTKMADWLYSKTYEFADYLKYADQGVINLLIQEFKLEVDKLPEKFNCHPRKKEVTRAPIVHTYSPQKFWSWYEKMYNFKEWDENYRKWLKMGGTPYKGIKYDFWEKIVKNYHFDCPHPLRQPGKFVKFILKKKKG
- a CDS encoding nucleotide-diphospho-sugar transferase translates to MFNTPILFLIFNRPDTTERIFEEIKKQKPKYLYVAADGPRADKEGETENCKQTREIISRIDWDCELKTLFRDENLGCKIAVSSALNWFFENVEEGIILEDDCLPSKSFFNYCEILLEKYRNDTRIMCISGENPLDEALCSKSYYFSPIPHIWGWASWRRAWNLYDVDFKGFDTFIKFDIINNVFEQKEAHEYWNKIFNRVKNNEINTWDYQWTYALFVNNGLSIIPTKNMVSNIGFGHEQACHTSENSPCANREVFELGEINHPQFICASKKAVNEILKVRYDIQEKTPLFILNREISRALRKLVKNA
- a CDS encoding glycosyltransferase, with product MLKNPIEYTETSFYQKHFSQRKVAQKIYENFVLLHLKKYTKNYSINNYLKNILHLNTAVGRGGAAKIAYNYLNRNFNKLGYNSKLLAGMIYCNQESDIELIKCKNLNIHKLLHKYQRNSGLLDFYNLASFDIPEMEVFKNADIIHLHNLHGSYFSPFMLPQLTSLKPTIWTLHDEQSYTGHCAYAFDCKKWLTGCGNCPDLNFYPKIKNDTTEFLLKTKKKIYDMSYFSVVCPSNWLANRAKQSILQNKDIRVIYNGVNEKIFINADKMESRKALKLPLDKKILMFSASGSINNPQKGGKYFFEAYNRLKNDHNILFLNIGGGDSSRIKKNWIDIPYINDENTMALYYSASDLFIYPSMAETFGLVIAEAMSCGTPVVAFNNTAIPEIVDHLQTGYLAENKNIDDFIHGINLFLNNDELRKAAILKSRQKIVKYFTLDKMIQNYIDLYNEILSKEAIIS